A single Bacillus sp. HMF5848 DNA region contains:
- a CDS encoding CidA/LrgA family protein: MKKFVEFAAQLFLIWLVYAVSDYIVKLVQLPIPASVFGLIVLYALLVSGIIKIQYIERGATFLNRHLAFFFVPIAVGLMNYGGLIKTNGLQWLGIILGSSIIGLLVSGFLTQYLSKVEKEDHKHEQSHSI; the protein is encoded by the coding sequence TTGAAAAAGTTTGTTGAATTCGCTGCACAGTTATTTTTAATTTGGCTTGTGTATGCTGTATCAGATTATATAGTTAAGTTGGTACAATTACCAATACCTGCAAGTGTGTTTGGATTGATCGTGTTATATGCTTTATTAGTCTCAGGAATCATAAAGATTCAGTATATTGAAAGAGGTGCTACCTTCCTCAACAGACATTTAGCCTTTTTCTTCGTACCGATAGCAGTAGGGTTAATGAATTATGGTGGATTAATTAAAACAAATGGACTTCAATGGTTAGGGATTATTTTAGGGAGCTCCATAATTGGCCTACTTGTATCAGGGTTTTTAACACAGTATTTATCGAAAGTAGAAAAGGAAGATCATAAACATGAGCAGTCTCACTCTATTTAG
- a CDS encoding TetR/AcrR family transcriptional regulator has product MSPRIGLDLYVILEAATELADKDGLESVTLASLAKKLQIRPPSLYNHFDGLGGLRKKMAVYSMRKLYDDLADATIGKSGDEAIISLGHAYITFARQHPGLYEASIHAPDPTDKEVSEAGSQIVTLVVKVLQAYNLEDEAALHAVRGLRSILHGFASLEQKGGFGLPLDLDHTFHLLLQSFLAGIHTFESKQKS; this is encoded by the coding sequence ATGTCACCACGTATCGGACTTGATTTATACGTAATCTTAGAGGCAGCAACAGAACTAGCTGATAAAGATGGGTTAGAATCTGTGACTCTTGCTTCTTTAGCCAAAAAACTGCAAATACGTCCACCTTCTCTCTACAACCACTTTGATGGGCTAGGTGGGCTACGAAAAAAAATGGCCGTTTATAGCATGAGGAAGCTATATGATGATTTAGCGGATGCCACTATTGGTAAGTCAGGTGACGAGGCTATAATTTCGTTAGGACACGCTTATATAACATTTGCTCGGCAGCATCCTGGTTTATATGAAGCGAGTATTCACGCTCCAGACCCGACAGATAAAGAAGTGAGTGAGGCTGGCAGTCAAATTGTTACTCTAGTCGTGAAAGTATTACAGGCTTATAATCTCGAGGACGAAGCCGCTCTACACGCCGTCAGAGGGTTACGAAGCATTTTACACGGCTTTGCCTCATTAGAGCAAAAAGGCGGGTTCGGCCTTCCATTAGACCTTGATCATACTTTTCATTTATTACTTCAATCTTTTCTGGCAGGAATTCATACATTTGAATCTAAGCAAAAATCATAA
- a CDS encoding HAMP domain-containing sensor histidine kinase, with protein sequence MRGSIANRFLFNYAIMFIISIIITFITLLVLDFANHMIMNTLVKSNYTADSLMQDDYEKIDLAPVIDNGGGVQVIDQSYEIVLTAGLNTFKTDTLTVEQFTDFLTSSKSKGIPFNYDIAYNPNKRFWLVVTFPTSLRIDFQIVSNKEYTSVDTQNVVTVLVSVVMFYLILLAGSTFIYSKLTSISFVNPLKQFYKSAKRLRDGDYTARVELRTKNEFGELAGIFNAMAERIEEEMSLRKQSEENRKKLVLDVSHDLKNPLASVMGYAELLRNNGTMTKENFESYINIIYENSVRANSLIVDMFELSKMDSPEFQLIKEEVDVCEYVRQRMISAIPSFDEAGFTYDFDIPDVEIYSKLDTRQMNRVFQNLVSNAIQYNHAGTNVSIKVKTQNDVVFITFSDNGVGIPAEHAETIFQPFARVDRARNSETGGTGLGLAIVDKIITAHGGRIELITTEHAGCEFIIQLPKAEPS encoded by the coding sequence ATGAGGGGAAGTATTGCCAATCGATTTTTATTCAATTACGCCATTATGTTCATTATCTCGATTATCATTACGTTTATAACACTTTTGGTGTTGGATTTCGCTAATCACATGATTATGAATACGCTTGTAAAAAGCAATTACACCGCTGATAGTTTAATGCAGGATGACTACGAGAAAATTGATCTCGCGCCTGTTATAGATAATGGCGGAGGTGTGCAAGTCATTGATCAGTCGTATGAGATTGTGTTGACGGCAGGCTTGAATACTTTTAAAACAGACACTCTCACCGTAGAACAATTCACCGATTTTTTAACCTCAAGTAAAAGCAAAGGAATTCCCTTCAACTATGATATTGCATATAACCCCAATAAAAGGTTTTGGTTAGTAGTCACATTTCCTACATCTTTACGAATAGATTTTCAGATTGTTAGTAACAAAGAGTATACATCTGTTGATACGCAGAATGTCGTGACTGTACTGGTTAGTGTGGTGATGTTTTATTTGATATTGTTAGCAGGAAGTACATTTATTTATTCTAAACTAACATCTATTAGCTTTGTTAACCCGTTAAAGCAATTTTATAAAAGTGCTAAGCGATTGCGGGATGGTGATTATACCGCAAGAGTTGAGTTAAGAACAAAAAATGAATTTGGCGAATTAGCTGGCATTTTTAATGCTATGGCAGAGCGCATAGAAGAGGAAATGTCGTTACGAAAGCAGTCAGAAGAAAACCGAAAAAAGCTCGTGTTAGATGTATCTCATGATTTGAAAAATCCACTAGCAAGTGTCATGGGCTACGCTGAGCTACTTCGTAATAACGGTACTATGACAAAGGAGAATTTTGAATCGTACATTAACATTATTTATGAGAACAGTGTCCGTGCTAACAGCTTAATTGTCGACATGTTTGAGTTGTCTAAAATGGACAGTCCTGAATTCCAGCTTATAAAGGAAGAAGTAGATGTGTGTGAATATGTAAGGCAAAGAATGATTAGTGCTATCCCAAGCTTCGATGAGGCTGGATTTACATATGATTTTGACATTCCAGATGTTGAGATATACTCTAAGCTAGATACGAGACAAATGAATCGAGTTTTTCAAAACTTAGTATCTAATGCAATACAGTATAATCATGCTGGCACTAATGTGAGTATTAAAGTCAAAACGCAAAATGATGTTGTATTCATTACATTTAGCGATAATGGTGTAGGGATTCCAGCTGAGCATGCAGAGACTATTTTTCAGCCATTTGCTCGTGTTGATCGGGCAAGAAATTCCGAAACTGGTGGTACAGGGCTAGGGTTGGCGATTGTTGATAAAATAATTACAGCTCACGGGGGGCGTATTGAGTTAATCACGACCGAACATGCTGGGTGTGAGTTTATAATTCAACTTCCAAAAGCAGAGCCAAGTTGA
- a CDS encoding extracellular solute-binding protein — translation MKKLLFSVLALVLLVSLVGCNSNKDEKIVIWTQASADHPEGKMFADRVARYNEENPDKIQVEIQNITRAGAGSGYIDKLNAAITANDTPDIFTLDGPDVAAYVEAGVVGDLDDYMSPGFKDGFTDAMIAQGTVDGKFYAMGYQDSGVAIMYNEDMINALPEGVKAMVPSFDEDWTWDEFVALAREIDDFAKMTDNHAYVDYEIAVSLLLTDIPAGAYELGTYYFTPLFWGNDTNIVAEDGVTVNGVLNSEKSVEAMLKYAQLFAGDPLANASESEKTFNTGKSALAVAGFWYVNEMKNNYPDLKFRTVRYPKMDENYDGLYTPSGSWAFVRSAQVEDEERLQQIVEVMEWLNNDEAAEEYYHANGSIPARINSINVIETNTDNPYHNEAWSVLKYQVENTNKARPVSPGYPYLSETFARDVILKIAQNKATDPETIKQYLDDAVKKIDLEFEKYRK, via the coding sequence ATGAAAAAGTTACTGTTTTCTGTTTTAGCTTTAGTGTTATTGGTTTCATTAGTAGGTTGTAATTCAAACAAGGATGAAAAGATTGTTATTTGGACACAAGCGTCGGCGGATCACCCAGAGGGTAAAATGTTCGCAGATCGAGTGGCGAGGTATAACGAAGAAAATCCCGATAAAATTCAGGTTGAAATTCAAAACATTACAAGAGCAGGTGCTGGATCAGGGTACATCGATAAATTAAATGCAGCTATTACTGCGAATGATACGCCAGATATCTTCACGCTAGATGGTCCAGACGTAGCAGCATATGTGGAAGCTGGTGTTGTTGGAGATTTAGATGACTATATGTCACCAGGATTTAAAGACGGATTTACAGATGCGATGATTGCACAAGGTACTGTAGATGGTAAGTTTTATGCGATGGGCTACCAAGATTCAGGAGTAGCAATTATGTATAACGAAGACATGATTAATGCGTTACCTGAAGGAGTAAAAGCAATGGTACCGTCATTTGATGAGGATTGGACTTGGGATGAATTCGTAGCGCTAGCAAGAGAAATTGATGATTTTGCAAAAATGACAGACAACCATGCGTATGTAGATTATGAAATCGCTGTTAGCTTATTGTTAACTGATATTCCAGCCGGTGCGTATGAGTTAGGAACTTACTATTTTACACCATTATTCTGGGGGAACGACACTAATATCGTTGCAGAAGATGGTGTAACAGTTAATGGTGTGTTAAACAGTGAGAAGAGTGTAGAGGCAATGCTGAAGTATGCACAATTATTTGCTGGCGATCCGTTAGCGAATGCATCAGAATCAGAAAAAACATTCAACACTGGTAAATCAGCCCTCGCTGTAGCTGGGTTCTGGTATGTAAACGAAATGAAAAATAACTATCCAGATTTGAAGTTTAGAACAGTAAGATACCCAAAGATGGATGAAAATTACGATGGATTATATACGCCATCAGGAAGCTGGGCGTTTGTAAGAAGTGCGCAAGTAGAAGATGAAGAAAGACTTCAACAGATTGTGGAAGTGATGGAATGGTTAAATAATGATGAAGCGGCTGAGGAATATTACCATGCAAACGGTTCAATTCCAGCTCGAATCAATTCAATTAATGTAATTGAAACAAATACGGATAATCCTTATCATAACGAAGCTTGGTCAGTGCTGAAATATCAAGTTGAGAATACAAACAAAGCACGACCTGTCTCTCCAGGATATCCATATTTGTCTGAAACATTTGCTAGAGATGTCATCTTAAAGATTGCGCAAAACAAAGCAACTGACCCAGAAACTATTAAGCAATATTTAGATGATGCAGTGAAGAAAATAGATTTAGAGTTTGAAAAGTATAGAAAATAG
- a CDS encoding YrdB family protein, with the protein MMMLNLTLRFLLELFALTALGYWGFQIGQSPISKVTLAIVFPVLVAVVWGTFGSPAAPFRLSGSARLLLEITINGLATIGLYITGHPLLASIFAVVVVINRVLMHIWEQ; encoded by the coding sequence ATGATGATGCTTAATCTCACACTTAGGTTTTTATTAGAGCTATTCGCGTTAACAGCTTTAGGATACTGGGGCTTTCAAATTGGTCAGTCACCGATTAGTAAGGTTACATTAGCAATAGTATTCCCTGTACTTGTTGCAGTGGTATGGGGGACATTCGGTTCACCAGCTGCCCCCTTTCGACTTAGTGGCTCCGCACGGCTATTACTCGAGATAACTATTAATGGACTGGCTACTATAGGATTGTATATAACAGGTCATCCTTTATTAGCCAGTATATTTGCTGTAGTTGTCGTTATCAATCGTGTACTTATGCATATATGGGAACAATGA
- a CDS encoding carbohydrate ABC transporter permease has protein sequence MRKSYVQYKKSEVVAAYGFLTPAIILAFLFIVLPIFLAFTYGFTDYYLLKPNDKQFIGLENFERMLSDEVLRKTIFNTLQFVFLVVPLQLAMALGMALIVNTNIKGNSFYRTAYFSPAVLSLVVISILWTVMLNPTSGLINEILVSLGLPAQPFLSSANQAMPTIVVISAWQGAGYQMMIFLAGLKNIDNSLYEAADIDGANGIYKFLYITLPSLKPITMFLVITTTIQAFKLIVQPMVMTGGGPDYATMTVLQYIYEYGYRHRNIGYASAITLVFTVMLVVVSIIIKKLFREEQVN, from the coding sequence TTGCGTAAATCATATGTTCAGTACAAAAAAAGTGAAGTTGTGGCAGCGTATGGATTTTTGACACCAGCTATCATACTCGCGTTTCTATTTATTGTGTTGCCAATCTTTTTAGCGTTTACGTATGGTTTTACTGACTATTATTTGTTAAAGCCGAATGATAAGCAGTTTATTGGGTTGGAAAATTTTGAAAGAATGCTAAGCGATGAAGTGTTGAGGAAAACAATCTTCAATACATTACAATTTGTATTTTTAGTTGTGCCACTTCAGTTGGCTATGGCATTAGGTATGGCTCTTATAGTCAATACAAATATTAAAGGGAATAGCTTCTATCGAACAGCCTATTTCTCTCCTGCTGTGTTATCGTTAGTTGTTATCTCTATTTTATGGACAGTTATGCTTAATCCTACGTCCGGTTTAATTAATGAGATTCTAGTAAGCTTAGGACTACCAGCACAACCGTTCCTTTCAAGTGCCAATCAGGCTATGCCAACGATCGTTGTAATTTCAGCTTGGCAAGGCGCTGGCTATCAAATGATGATTTTCTTGGCGGGCTTAAAGAATATTGATAACAGTTTATATGAAGCAGCAGATATTGATGGAGCAAACGGCATTTATAAGTTCTTATATATTACATTGCCCTCGTTAAAACCTATTACAATGTTTCTTGTAATTACAACTACCATTCAAGCGTTTAAACTTATCGTGCAACCAATGGTTATGACTGGTGGAGGACCTGATTATGCTACAATGACAGTTCTTCAATATATTTATGAGTATGGATATCGGCATAGAAATATTGGGTATGCAAGTGCTATAACGCTCGTATTCACAGTAATGTTGGTTGTAGTATCTATTATTATAAAAAAATTATTTAGAGAGGAGCAAGTAAATTGA
- a CDS encoding LrgB family protein, which translates to MSSLTLFSIFITVVIYIGAKLLSMRVLSPFTTPVFSATIVIITILSFMDISYEAYTPAKDIMTFMLGPATVALAVPLYHNRVVIREKLLPAITGIVVGTVATVASAILLSWVVGGSETVQAAAAVKAVTTPVAIELTHILGGDATLAAAFVITAGMFGAILGPTILNVVRLKDEFSRGLAIGTVSHGIGTSQAAIEGRLQGAVSSVAMAMAAILTSLLLPLVYPLFTL; encoded by the coding sequence ATGAGCAGTCTCACTCTATTTAGTATTTTTATAACAGTTGTTATATATATAGGAGCTAAGTTGTTATCTATGAGGGTGCTGTCACCGTTTACTACGCCAGTATTTTCAGCAACAATCGTTATCATAACTATCTTATCTTTTATGGACATCTCATATGAAGCCTATACACCCGCAAAAGATATCATGACATTTATGCTTGGACCTGCTACGGTGGCGTTAGCTGTGCCACTCTATCACAATAGAGTGGTAATAAGAGAAAAATTGTTGCCAGCTATCACTGGGATAGTAGTGGGGACAGTAGCTACCGTTGCTTCCGCTATTTTGTTGTCATGGGTAGTCGGGGGATCAGAAACTGTTCAAGCTGCTGCTGCCGTAAAAGCCGTAACGACACCAGTTGCCATTGAGCTTACTCATATTTTAGGGGGAGACGCTACACTTGCTGCTGCCTTTGTTATTACAGCGGGGATGTTTGGTGCAATATTAGGTCCTACTATTCTAAATGTTGTTCGGTTAAAAGATGAGTTTTCTCGAGGTTTAGCCATAGGCACCGTATCGCATGGAATTGGCACGAGTCAAGCTGCGATTGAGGGACGCCTTCAAGGGGCTGTTTCGAGTGTGGCAATGGCGATGGCCGCCATTTTGACATCCCTTTTGTTGCCACTGGTATATCCGCTATTTACTTTGTAG
- a CDS encoding carbohydrate ABC transporter permease has protein sequence MKIFKKVLFYVIATAVALQFLVPLVWMIVSSFKIDDTIYKDIGTIFAIVPNFSDLTFKSYIELLGFYDIFRNVFNSLIYATITVVFGLTINSLAGYALARYKFPYKDGLLILIIALMIVPIEATILPLFLVVNEMGLINTMVGYLLPFIVNVMNIFLFRQHFLSFPGELIESAKIDGLGELGCFFRIAVPSSLNMYITVGILTFLASWNDFLWPVMAISNSNLMPIQVALNAIFSDTYNIFTSHIMAALTIVTIPIVILYIVFQKYIVEGSMRSGIK, from the coding sequence TTGAAGATATTCAAAAAAGTCCTGTTTTACGTAATTGCTACAGCAGTTGCACTCCAATTCCTTGTTCCTCTTGTATGGATGATAGTATCTTCGTTTAAAATTGATGACACAATTTATAAGGATATAGGGACTATTTTTGCTATTGTTCCTAATTTCTCCGATTTAACATTTAAATCTTATATAGAGCTATTAGGTTTCTACGATATTTTTAGAAATGTATTTAATAGTTTAATATATGCCACAATTACAGTGGTGTTTGGACTGACTATTAACTCATTAGCAGGTTATGCACTAGCCAGATATAAGTTTCCGTATAAAGACGGCTTATTAATTCTCATTATTGCGTTAATGATTGTGCCAATTGAAGCGACTATTTTACCGTTGTTTTTAGTAGTGAATGAAATGGGATTAATTAATACTATGGTAGGGTACTTGCTTCCTTTCATAGTGAATGTTATGAATATATTCTTATTTAGACAACATTTCTTATCCTTCCCGGGTGAGTTAATTGAATCAGCAAAAATTGATGGGCTTGGTGAGCTTGGGTGTTTCTTCCGTATCGCTGTCCCTTCCAGCTTAAATATGTATATTACAGTGGGGATATTAACGTTCTTAGCATCCTGGAACGATTTCTTATGGCCGGTTATGGCTATCTCAAACTCCAATTTGATGCCAATTCAAGTAGCGTTAAATGCTATTTTTAGTGATACGTATAATATCTTTACAAGTCACATTATGGCTGCTTTGACGATTGTAACTATACCAATTGTTATATTATATATTGTCTTCCAAAAATATATTGTGGAAGGATCAATGAGAAGTGGAATTAAATAA
- a CDS encoding MBL fold metallo-hydrolase, whose translation MRLIKEQNVYQLSFMPNFFPVNCYLIEEEDSLTLIDAALPNSTKAIIATANKVGKPISRIVLTHAHGDHVGALDELKRLLPDVKVYISRRDAKLLKGDKSLEANEPNAPIRGGVPNSIQTKPDILLSDGDMIGSLLAISTPGHTPGSMSFKDTRSGIIIAGDAMQTKGGVAVSGQLKPLFPFPAMATWHKETALQSVKKLLQHHPSVLAVGHGNFLKQPEAAIVKAIKEAEERIAVIS comes from the coding sequence ATGCGTCTTATAAAGGAACAAAATGTGTATCAACTGTCATTTATGCCAAACTTTTTTCCGGTTAATTGCTACTTGATTGAGGAGGAAGATAGCCTAACTTTAATCGACGCAGCTCTTCCTAACAGTACGAAAGCAATTATCGCAACAGCTAACAAAGTAGGGAAACCTATTTCTCGTATCGTTTTAACACATGCACATGGAGATCACGTCGGTGCTCTTGATGAATTAAAACGTTTGTTACCTGATGTAAAGGTATATATTTCGAGGCGAGATGCCAAGTTGTTAAAAGGAGATAAATCACTTGAAGCAAACGAACCAAATGCTCCTATTCGTGGCGGTGTTCCTAACAGCATCCAAACGAAACCAGACATTCTTCTAAGCGATGGGGATATGATTGGTTCTTTGCTTGCCATTTCAACACCAGGACACACACCAGGGTCTATGTCCTTTAAGGATACTCGAAGCGGTATCATCATAGCTGGGGATGCCATGCAAACAAAAGGAGGAGTTGCTGTGTCTGGTCAACTCAAACCTCTTTTCCCTTTTCCTGCTATGGCAACGTGGCATAAGGAAACAGCACTACAAAGTGTTAAGAAACTTTTGCAACATCATCCTTCTGTACTGGCTGTTGGTCATGGTAATTTTTTAAAACAGCCTGAAGCTGCAATCGTTAAAGCAATAAAAGAAGCGGAAGAAAGAATAGCTGTTATTTCTTGA
- a CDS encoding zinc ribbon domain-containing protein, translated as MNDKGCIKCGSKDAGTKDVSMSGAGLSKMFDIQHNTFTVVFCKNCGYSEFYNKKTSAASNILDLFFGG; from the coding sequence ATGAACGACAAAGGATGTATAAAGTGCGGAAGTAAGGATGCAGGAACGAAAGATGTGTCGATGTCGGGTGCAGGGTTATCTAAAATGTTTGATATTCAACATAATACGTTTACGGTTGTGTTTTGTAAAAACTGTGGGTATTCGGAGTTTTATAATAAAAAGACGTCGGCAGCCTCTAATATTTTAGATTTATTTTTCGGAGGTTGA
- a CDS encoding LacI family DNA-binding transcriptional regulator — MKKITMKEIAKLANVSQPTVSRVINGNKGVNEEAAKRVLDAIQKVGYVPNKAAQTLKQSNSKIIGVCVSEIYNPYFVELIDTLELEARKKDYNIIFHNSKHNPITEWENIQNFIARQVDGIIIVPTSDYNIQKIKDLRTPAISITQNKKHIDSVGLDHRKGGELAAASFIHSGHNSFAYIGTTPEDEKLIGFKSCLYENGFSFDMKNYIHVEESSTNNYLMRRDLEKYFNRVGQPDFTCVFATNDIVALEFMKLAQEKSLSIPKDIAVIGFDDTFLAKITGLSSVHQPVEKMVKTTFSILMNRIEDGTSSELVDIKLEPTLITRQSSNIKRT, encoded by the coding sequence ATGAAGAAAATTACTATGAAAGAAATTGCTAAGCTTGCAAATGTGTCTCAACCTACTGTTTCTCGTGTGATAAATGGTAATAAAGGGGTAAATGAAGAAGCAGCAAAGAGAGTCCTTGATGCCATTCAAAAAGTCGGATATGTACCAAATAAAGCAGCACAAACTCTTAAACAAAGCAATTCCAAGATAATTGGTGTTTGTGTCAGTGAAATATACAACCCGTATTTTGTGGAACTAATCGATACATTAGAACTAGAAGCACGTAAGAAGGATTATAATATAATTTTTCATAATTCAAAACACAATCCCATTACAGAATGGGAAAATATTCAAAACTTTATCGCTAGACAAGTGGATGGAATTATTATCGTTCCTACTAGCGATTACAATATACAAAAAATTAAAGATTTACGCACCCCTGCCATTTCTATCACACAAAACAAGAAACATATCGATAGTGTAGGACTGGATCACAGAAAAGGGGGTGAATTAGCTGCTGCAAGCTTCATTCACAGCGGGCATAATTCGTTTGCGTATATAGGAACGACCCCTGAAGACGAAAAATTAATTGGCTTTAAAAGCTGTTTGTACGAAAACGGGTTTTCTTTTGATATGAAAAATTATATCCACGTAGAAGAGTCATCGACTAATAATTATCTCATGCGTCGTGATTTAGAAAAGTATTTTAACAGGGTAGGTCAGCCTGATTTTACGTGTGTATTTGCGACGAATGATATCGTGGCACTTGAATTCATGAAATTAGCACAAGAAAAAAGCTTAAGCATCCCTAAAGACATCGCTGTCATTGGGTTTGATGATACGTTCTTAGCAAAAATCACCGGTCTTTCAAGTGTTCACCAACCAGTAGAAAAAATGGTTAAAACAACGTTCTCTATCCTTATGAATCGAATCGAAGATGGCACTTCATCCGAACTTGTGGATATAAAACTAGAGCCTACACTTATTACAAGACAAAGCTCTAATATAAAAAGAACCTGA
- a CDS encoding isoprenylcysteine carboxylmethyltransferase family protein: METLASHFNNWFGVVFFIVLYSVVLFFLPFYRKMDKKPTGAFLAFVIAFAIEMHGIPFSMYVISWVIGKTLPEGILWGHTLVSSIGFWGMYINVGCAVIALILIINGWSNIHKQYWSKETGKGTLVKTGVYKYIRHPQYIGLLLLSFGMIAEWATLPTLLMFPVIIYMYVRLAKREERDMIKEFGDDYRRYMQETKMFIPHVI, encoded by the coding sequence ATGGAAACATTAGCTAGTCACTTTAACAATTGGTTTGGAGTCGTATTTTTCATTGTATTGTATAGTGTGGTGCTGTTCTTTCTTCCGTTTTATAGAAAAATGGATAAAAAGCCCACTGGCGCATTTCTTGCGTTTGTCATTGCGTTTGCGATTGAAATGCATGGTATTCCATTCAGTATGTATGTGATTTCATGGGTTATTGGCAAAACTCTACCTGAAGGTATTTTGTGGGGCCATACGCTAGTGTCGTCGATTGGATTTTGGGGGATGTATATCAACGTTGGGTGTGCAGTTATTGCTCTCATACTAATCATAAATGGTTGGTCGAATATTCATAAACAGTATTGGTCAAAGGAAACGGGGAAGGGTACACTTGTTAAAACAGGTGTTTATAAGTATATTCGCCATCCGCAATATATTGGTTTGTTACTGTTATCGTTCGGTATGATTGCAGAATGGGCAACGTTGCCAACATTGCTGATGTTTCCCGTTATTATTTATATGTACGTGCGTTTAGCGAAACGTGAAGAGCGGGACATGATTAAAGAGTTTGGGGATGATTACAGAAGGTATATGCAGGAAACAAAAATGTTTATTCCGCATGTGATTTAA
- a CDS encoding response regulator transcription factor yields the protein MNILIAEDEKDIRNLLKLNLEQEGYSVLAVKDGIEALEVLQQEQVDLAILDVMMPRLDGFNLLRKIRETSTIPVIFLTARGEEMDKILGLGLGADDYLVKPFSTGELLARVQAHLRRNHDYIANRIDNPLSKLTYGNLVLHKDGCCVYKNEQLIELNAKEYKLLEYLMEHPARVFTKKQLYRAVWEEDIFYDDNTIMVHISHIRNKVEDDPRKPQYIKTIRGIGYKFEAQS from the coding sequence TTGAATATTTTAATAGCTGAAGATGAAAAGGATATTAGAAATCTATTAAAACTAAATCTTGAACAAGAAGGCTATTCTGTATTAGCCGTGAAGGATGGAATAGAAGCTCTTGAGGTGTTGCAGCAAGAACAAGTTGATTTGGCTATACTAGATGTGATGATGCCAAGACTTGATGGCTTTAACCTATTGCGAAAAATCCGTGAGACGAGTACGATTCCTGTTATTTTTTTAACAGCGAGAGGAGAGGAAATGGATAAAATATTAGGGCTTGGATTAGGAGCAGACGATTATCTTGTTAAACCGTTTAGCACGGGAGAATTACTAGCAAGAGTCCAGGCGCACTTAAGAAGAAACCACGATTACATAGCGAATCGTATCGACAACCCTTTATCAAAGCTTACATATGGAAACTTAGTGTTACATAAGGATGGATGCTGTGTTTACAAGAACGAGCAATTAATTGAATTAAACGCGAAGGAATATAAGCTGCTAGAATATTTAATGGAGCATCCAGCAAGAGTATTTACGAAAAAGCAGCTATATCGAGCCGTATGGGAAGAAGATATTTTTTACGACGATAATACGATTATGGTGCATATTAGCCATATTCGAAATAAAGTGGAAGATGACCCACGTAAGCCACAATATATAAAAACGATTCGTGGCATCGGTTATAAATTTGAGGCGCAGTCATGA